Part of the Flagellimonas eckloniae genome, TAGGCCGTTCTCCCAGGTATCAATTGATTTGTAGGCAAATAATGTTTCCCACTTGAAAATATTGACCTTACCGTTGAAGTGTTGGTATCACCATCTCTTGTAGTGGGAGAAACAAAACTAGGTAAAGTAGCTTCAGTATATGGTGTTGAAGCTATAAGACTATCTATTCCTCTTTGGGAAAAGAATACTGAGGTTTCCAAACGTACATCTTCTTCTCTATCCAACATGAACTCTACATATTTTAGAGTAGGTTCAAAAAATCCCCAACCATTGCTTGCACCTGCAATTGTGGGATCCCAACTAGTGGGGCCATAAGGATTATAAAGGTGGCTTACCCTATCGCCTTCACCTACGCCAAAATCAGAATATTGAAATTCGAATAGGCTTTCATCACTCAACTTCCCCGGTGTTTTAAAAAGTTCGTAAAAATCATTGAAAAGGTTAAACTTTGCAGAGTTGATAATTTCACCAGTTGCATCTGCAACGGCTTGATAATTCTCCAACTCTTGATTTGCCACTGCTTTGATCATCAAAGCCGTATATCTTGTAACACCACCTGGCAAATCTGTGCGCTCATTGGGGCGCATATCCAATAAGAACGGTAAGGCCTCATCCATCTGATCCGAAATATGTTGCATTACCTCATCTTTCGTGGGTACAGAAGTAACATCTGCAAATGCATTAAGATCGGAGGATTCAGGAATAAATACTGCACCATACACTTGTGACAGTTGAAAAAGCAGAATTGCCCTTAAAACCTTGGCCTCTGCAATATATTGGTTGCCCAAGGCAACGCCCTCATCATCTGCAAATTCTTGATATCTTTCAATTTGCTCCATCCCAGTGTGGGCAGCAATAATATCACCATAGTACGTTTCCCATAAGGTTCGTGATCCAAAAAATGAATTGTCATAAACATACCTGTCTTGGTTGATAAGGCCCTGTTGGTCTCCTGCCGCGTTTACATCATCTCCCCTTGTAGAAACGACCAATGGCTGTTCCCATCCTCTGGACGTAACTGTTTGGTAAACCCCGATGAGTGAAAAAACCATATCATCAGTCTTTGAAAAATCCGTGCCTCCAGCAAAATTATTATTGAGCTCCGGTTGATCTAATTCGCTTGAACAACTTGTAATAATAATCCCCATAAAAACAAGGAGTGTATAAAGTTTGTTTATTCTTAAATATGTCATAGCTATTGTTTTTAGATTGTAATATTTACGCCAAAGGTGTAAACACCAGGTATTGGATAAGTTTGATTATCTCTACCATCTGGAACTTCAGGGGTAAAACCGTTGTAGTCGAATAACGTTAAAGGACGCTCAGCGGTAAGGTAAAATCTTATTTTAGGATTAAAATCCCCACCAAACTGAGGTAGAGTGTACCCTAACGTAACATTCTGTAATCTTACAAAATCTCCTTTCTCAACAAAAAAACTGTTGAGAAACTGATTGCTCCAAGGATTTCTTATACCTCTTGCTGAAGGATAGGTATTCGAAGTTCCTGCACCATTCCATCTATTGACAGCAAAGTCTCTATCAATATTTGGGTCAGGAGTCTGTCGGATATTAAATCTTTTTTGGTTGGCAATGACATTACCCCCTTGCCCAATTACATTCATGGAAAAATCCCATGCTTTGTAATTAAGTCCAAGATTGAAACCGAATGTATAAGTAGGTATGTATGATCCCAAATCTACCCTGTCCTGGGCATCAATCATCATATCCCCATTGTGGTCCACAAACCTGAAATCTCCAGGTTCAACTGTCAATCCATTTGTTATTGCAGTTTGTGCAGCTGGGTCATTTTGTATTTCTTCAGGTGTTTGATATACCCCTGCAACCTCTAGTCCGAAGAAAGGATCAATGGTTCCACCGATAACAGTCCTTTGAGCAAGATCTCCCCCACTGGTTAAATTTTCTTGGCCTGCCAAATCCAACACTTCATTGTTCAGCGTTGCAAAATTTGCGCCTATACTGTAACTGAAATTATCAGAAACCCTTTTGTTCCAGTTCATGACAATTTCAAAACCAGTATTCTTTATTTCACCAACATTTTGCCTTGTTGTTCCCGGTACTAAAAGCCTGGAAACTGGAATTACGGCATCTCGGGTAACTCTGTTGAAGTAATCTGCTTCCAAGGACAATTGATTATCGAACAATCTAGCTGTAATACCAAAGTTTGTGGTCTCTGTAACCTCCCATTTTAAGGCCTCAAAATCACTACTTGTTACCAATCCAGAAAATGGTGTGTCTCCAAATGCTGCCGTAACCTCCTCCGAGGTAATTCCACCTGAACTTGAAGCTACATTGGCATTTCCCGATTCGCCCCAAGTTGCCCGTAACTTTAAATAATTTAGCGTTTTACTTTTAGGAAAAAAAGATTCTTCCGAAACTACCCAACCAGCACCAATAGCGGGAAAATAACCCCATTTTTCTTGGTACTTGTTGGTACCATCAGCTCTAAATGTTCCATAAAGTAAATATCTATCGTCAAAATTATATGCAACCCTTCCAAAATAGGAGAAGAAGTATTGCCTAGACCCATCATCTCCGGTTGCCCTATCACCATCATTTCCTTCTGTCAAATCTATGGTATCGGACAAGTCTAAAAAATAGGATTCATCTCCAATTCCGGGACCATTGGGGAAATTCAAGCCAGTTATTTCCAACTGTTCCCATGAGCGGTCCCTAAAAGCAGTACCCGCTAAAAGGGTCAGGTTATGTTTACCAAAACTATCATTATAAGTCAAGGTATTGTCCCAAGTCTGCTCGGATAATGTTTCATTTCTTTTTATCAAAGTGGCATTTTCCCTAAAGGCATTTCCATTACCGAAAAAGTATGGAAGCCGAACCTCCCTAACTTCAAGTGTCTCAAAATTATGATAATATGCCGTTTTAAAAGTCAGTTTGTCTGGGACCAATTGATAACTCAAATCAATCGTCATCAATGCGTTTCTACCTTTATTTCTATTCTCGGTATTTTCCATTACCGGGAAAGGGTTTTGCGTACCTCTATAACCTAAGTCTTGTGCATTTGCATAAGGCCTGGGAAATGCATCTGTTTTTGATGGATCGAGGACGGGCATTACAGGGACGGCATAGTAAGCCAGTGCAAATGCTGTATCTTCAGGGCGATATCTTGTGGAATTGCTGAAAAGTGTCGATAGTCCAATATTTAAACGATCACTTGCATCAAAGTTTAGTTTACCCCTAATATTAAATCGTTCATAATCATTCTTCATCTTAAGAATTCCTTCTTGTTCAAAATAATTTAACCCTACTGAATACGTTATGCTTTCCGCACCTCCGGTAACCCCAAAACTGTGATTTTGCTGAAGCGCATCACGCAGAATTAAATCATACCAATCCGTGTTTACATCCGGCACATCCGGATTTATCCGACTTCTACCATAACGTTGGATGGCGTTTTCAATAAACTGTGCTTCTGCATCTGATCCAGACTCTCTAGCTAAAGTGGCAAACTGTTCTGTGTTTGAAAGTGTCACCAAATTCTGGGCTATTTGAACTGACTGATACCCATTATACGTAATTTGTGGTTTCTGGTTTTTTCTACCCGATTTTGTCTGAATCAAAACAACACCATTCGCTGCTCTTACCCCATAAATTGCAGTTGCGGACGCATCTTTTAAAACCGAAATACTCTCAACATCTTCGGGGTTTAAAAAATCAATATCGTCAAAAAATACCCCGTCAACTACATAAAGTGGATCTGAGGCACCATCAACAAAAGAACCCAAGCCCCTAACCCTAATTGTGGGACCTGTACCTGGAGCTCCACTGCTAACTACCTGCAGACCAGCTACTTTTCCTTGAAGTGACTGCATGGCAGCTCCCGATGGAGTTCGGACGATATCTTCAGATTTTATAGTAGCTATTGAGCCTGTTAAATCTGCTTTCTTCTGGGTACCATAACCTATAACAACTACTTCATCAAGTGATTGGGTATCTTCCTGCAAAACTACGTTTATGGAGTTCTGACTATTTACAGGAATCTCTTGTGCCGTAAAACCGATATAGCTAAATACAAGAATTCCGTTGCTGGGAACATCTCCCAAATTATAGTTGCCATCAAAATCTGTTTGAATACCATTTGTTGTACCCTTAACAATGACACTAGCACCTGGCAACGGGCTTCCTTGGTCATCATTAACTACCCCCGAGACCGTAATATTATCTTGGGCGTAAATAAGGACTTGGAAAAGAAAAAATGATATTGATAAAAAGTATCTACTCATTTTCATAATTGTTCAAAAGTTTAGTTTGTTTATTGCTAAATTAATAATAGAGGCCAGTACCCAATAACATTAGGATTACATAAAAATTACATCATCCCAAAATTCCTTCTGAGACCGTATTTTTAAGGCTTATGCAGTAGTCTATCTTTGCTTTTCAAAATAAATTTTAACATTGTGATGTACCAATGATGTAGTCTAAAAATGCTTTTAGAACATCAGTAAACCAATTATATAAGAATTCTAAAAGGTTATAAGAAAGTTGGAAAGGTTTTTTGAACTATCA contains:
- a CDS encoding RagB/SusD family nutrient uptake outer membrane protein translates to MTYLRINKLYTLLVFMGIIITSCSSELDQPELNNNFAGGTDFSKTDDMVFSLIGVYQTVTSRGWEQPLVVSTRGDDVNAAGDQQGLINQDRYVYDNSFFGSRTLWETYYGDIIAAHTGMEQIERYQEFADDEGVALGNQYIAEAKVLRAILLFQLSQVYGAVFIPESSDLNAFADVTSVPTKDEVMQHISDQMDEALPFLLDMRPNERTDLPGGVTRYTALMIKAVANQELENYQAVADATGEIINSAKFNLFNDFYELFKTPGKLSDESLFEFQYSDFGVGEGDRVSHLYNPYGPTSWDPTIAGASNGWGFFEPTLKYVEFMLDREEDVRLETSVFFSQRGIDSLIASTPYTEATLPSFVSPTTRDGDTNTSTVRSIFSSGKHYLPTNQLIPGRTAYGSNKHYIVFRYAETLLIYAEALLQGASQTAISADDAINLVRSRAGLAPLNGVTLDQAIDEKYAELAMEWGKRFFDMVRLERYDELSFGGRTFTPDRTFVTYHQDQIDEFPILGDIVNN
- a CDS encoding TonB-dependent receptor, with amino-acid sequence MSRYFLSISFFLFQVLIYAQDNITVSGVVNDDQGSPLPGASVIVKGTTNGIQTDFDGNYNLGDVPSNGILVFSYIGFTAQEIPVNSQNSINVVLQEDTQSLDEVVVIGYGTQKKADLTGSIATIKSEDIVRTPSGAAMQSLQGKVAGLQVVSSGAPGTGPTIRVRGLGSFVDGASDPLYVVDGVFFDDIDFLNPEDVESISVLKDASATAIYGVRAANGVVLIQTKSGRKNQKPQITYNGYQSVQIAQNLVTLSNTEQFATLARESGSDAEAQFIENAIQRYGRSRINPDVPDVNTDWYDLILRDALQQNHSFGVTGGAESITYSVGLNYFEQEGILKMKNDYERFNIRGKLNFDASDRLNIGLSTLFSNSTRYRPEDTAFALAYYAVPVMPVLDPSKTDAFPRPYANAQDLGYRGTQNPFPVMENTENRNKGRNALMTIDLSYQLVPDKLTFKTAYYHNFETLEVREVRLPYFFGNGNAFRENATLIKRNETLSEQTWDNTLTYNDSFGKHNLTLLAGTAFRDRSWEQLEITGLNFPNGPGIGDESYFLDLSDTIDLTEGNDGDRATGDDGSRQYFFSYFGRVAYNFDDRYLLYGTFRADGTNKYQEKWGYFPAIGAGWVVSEESFFPKSKTLNYLKLRATWGESGNANVASSSGGITSEEVTAAFGDTPFSGLVTSSDFEALKWEVTETTNFGITARLFDNQLSLEADYFNRVTRDAVIPVSRLLVPGTTRQNVGEIKNTGFEIVMNWNKRVSDNFSYSIGANFATLNNEVLDLAGQENLTSGGDLAQRTVIGGTIDPFFGLEVAGVYQTPEEIQNDPAAQTAITNGLTVEPGDFRFVDHNGDMMIDAQDRVDLGSYIPTYTFGFNLGLNYKAWDFSMNVIGQGGNVIANQKRFNIRQTPDPNIDRDFAVNRWNGAGTSNTYPSARGIRNPWSNQFLNSFFVEKGDFVRLQNVTLGYTLPQFGGDFNPKIRFYLTAERPLTLFDYNGFTPEVPDGRDNQTYPIPGVYTFGVNITI